A window from Drosophila nasuta strain 15112-1781.00 chromosome 3, ASM2355853v1, whole genome shotgun sequence encodes these proteins:
- the LOC132792598 gene encoding aspartate aminotransferase, cytoplasmic-like: MSAISALAHSLLQHGISKSSTRCSSTALFVPFARVENCKDKDLTSVEAAFEQDTSPLKLNLCGDHYRSPNGKPYLFQAVRKARVAVICDDTLPHEPLPPLGNPEFNRIANELILNKAASAITQQRVLGIQTRSGLDALRLAAHFLRDKMKCNVCLLARPCSEHFEPIFKRAGFTCHSYQYYSEEKVELNIYGLVADLMTAPEGAVIVMDACAQNPTSLSPTIDEWKLIAHIVKCKKMIPVFNLEFHGLASGDTSQDTWPVRYFAEFGLDLLCVQSFVQNFGLYDEALGHLMAVVSNATHLESVKDQLESSLLEHNAQCSSVFASRVVSKVLTNSTLRQDWALTLKDIHQNMRQMRLALSNKLEILRTPGNWAQMKDQQGPHLYTNLKMPQLKELRSRHIYVPNSGSINVGALRPNNVDYVAGAINDVMISTVKADAAAVKTKETNLSAMQCLQHLNAP, from the exons ATGAGCGCAATCTCTGCGCTGGCCCACAGTCTGCTTCAGCATGGCATTTCCAAGAGCAGCACACGCTGCTCTTCAACAGCGTTGTTTGTGCCCTTTGCTCGTGTTGAGAATTGCAAAGACAAAGATTTAACCAGTGTGGAAGCTGCATTCGAGCAGGACACGAGTCCGCTTAAGCTCAATCTTTGTGGCGATCACTATCGCAGTCCAAATGGCAAGCCGTATTTATTTCAGGCAGTGCGCAAGGCAAGAGTTGCTGTGATCTGTGATGACACTTTGCCGCATGAACCGTTGCCGCCACTTGGCAATCCCGAGTTCAATCGGATTGCCAACGAACTGATCCTCAATAAGGCAGCATCAGCTATAACTCAGCAGCGT GTACTCGGCATTCAAACGCGTTCCGGCTTAGATGCACTGCGTTTGGCGGCGCATTTTCTGCGCGATAAGATGAAGTGCAATGTCTGCCTCCTCGCTCGTCCTTGCTCGGAGCATTTCGAGCCCATCTTCAAGCGAGCTGGTTTCACCTGCCACAGTTATCAGTATTACAGCGAGGAGAAGGTCGAGTTGAACATTTATGGACTGGTTGCTGACTTGATGACTGCTCCGGAAGGCGCAGTTATCGTTATGGATGCCTGTGCCCAGAATCCCACCAGCTTGTCGCCCACCATCGATGAGTGGAAACTGATTGCTCACATTGTCAAGTGCAAGAAAATGATTCCCGTTTTCAATTTAGAGTTCCATGGCTTGGCCAGCGGTGATACCAGCCAGGATACGTGGCCTGTGCGTTACTTTGCCGAGTTTGGCCTTGATTTACTATGTGTGCAGTCGTTTGTACAGAACTTTGGACTCTACG ATGAGGCGTTGGGTCATCTGATGGCTGTGGTCAGCAATGCCACGCACTTGGAGTCGGTGAAGGATCAGCTGGAGAGCTCTTTACTGGAGCACAATGCACAGTGCTCTTCAGTGTTTGCAAGTCGTGTGGTGTCCAAAGTTCTGACAAACTCAACACTGCGTCAAGATTG GGCTCTGACGCTCAAGGATATACATCAGAATATGCGACAAATGCGTTTAGCGTTGAGCAATAAGCTAGAGATCCTTAGGACGCCCGGCAACTGGGCTCAAATGAAGGACCAACAGGGTCCCCATCTCTACACAAATCTGAAGATGCCGCAACTGAAGGAGCTACGCAGTCGCCACATCTATGTGCCAAATTCCGGAAGCATCAATGTGGGTGCCCTGAGGCCGAACAATGTGGATTATGTGGCTGGTGCCATCAATGATGTAATGATCTCAACAGTGAAAGccgacgctgctgctgtcaagACGAAGGAAACTAATTTAAGTGCTATGCAGTGTCTGCAGCATTTGAATGCGCCCTAA